Proteins encoded together in one Funiculus sociatus GB2-C1 window:
- a CDS encoding ABC transporter permease: MDINFFTDYLVASLRLSTPLAFAALGGLFSERSGVLNIALEGMLLTGAFSGAAGAFFTGNVWLGILLAIIIGGIVGLLHAYLCVTLRVDQLVSGLAINLTAAGLTSFWARVLFNSGQTQQLPGIQTIAIPGLHNIPIFGTLFFNQDPLIYLLFLLVPLISYILFRTSLGLSLRAVGEYPRAADTAGVSVTLVRYIAVALSGCLASLGGAYLALVHVKFFVEDMSAGKGFIALAALIFGRWHPVSTVLACLLFGATEALQLRIQAFNLNIPYQFLVMLPYIIALLALVGLAGKSTPPAALGIPYIPESREQ; the protein is encoded by the coding sequence ATGGACATCAACTTTTTCACCGACTACCTAGTTGCCAGCCTACGCCTCTCAACACCCTTAGCATTTGCCGCCCTTGGTGGACTTTTCTCAGAACGATCGGGAGTGCTAAATATTGCTTTAGAAGGAATGTTACTAACAGGAGCATTTTCTGGCGCAGCCGGAGCCTTTTTTACAGGTAATGTTTGGTTAGGCATACTGTTAGCAATAATAATCGGAGGAATTGTTGGATTGCTCCATGCTTATCTGTGCGTTACCCTCCGAGTAGATCAGTTAGTATCTGGACTCGCCATCAATCTAACCGCCGCTGGATTGACTTCATTTTGGGCGCGGGTTTTATTTAATAGTGGGCAGACGCAACAACTACCAGGTATTCAAACAATTGCCATTCCGGGACTACACAATATCCCCATTTTTGGTACTTTATTCTTTAATCAAGACCCGCTAATCTACTTATTATTTCTGTTAGTTCCACTCATAAGTTATATCCTATTCCGCACAAGTTTAGGCTTATCTCTACGCGCTGTTGGAGAATATCCCCGCGCTGCTGATACAGCCGGAGTTTCTGTCACCTTAGTACGTTATATTGCAGTCGCCCTCAGCGGTTGTCTGGCGAGTTTAGGAGGAGCTTATCTTGCCTTAGTTCACGTAAAATTCTTTGTAGAAGATATGAGTGCTGGCAAAGGATTTATCGCCCTTGCAGCTTTGATTTTTGGCAGATGGCATCCCGTCAGCACAGTTTTGGCTTGTTTATTATTCGGTGCAACCGAAGCTTTGCAACTAAGAATTCAAGCTTTTAATCTGAATATTCCCTATCAATTTTTAGTGATGTTGCCTTATATTATTGCTTTATTAGCTTTAGTAGGATTAGCTGGCAAGTCCACACCTCCCGCCGCCCTTGGTATTCCTTATATTCCTGAAAGTCGCGAACAATGA